One part of the Humulus lupulus chromosome 9, drHumLupu1.1, whole genome shotgun sequence genome encodes these proteins:
- the LOC133801368 gene encoding floral homeotic protein AGAMOUS isoform X1 has translation MAYNQNNSMSMSVSPQRKMGRGKIEIKRIENTTNRQVTFCKRRNGLLKKAYELSVLCDAEVALIVFSSRGRLYEYANQSVKSTIDRYKKASSDTSNTGSVSETNAQFYQQEAAKLRGQIESLHKGIRELLGECIDSAKPRDLKNLESKLERGISRIRSKKNELLFAEIEYMQKREIDLHNNNQLLRAKIAENERNQNMSMSMNINMSMNVGGGGGYELMQQQQQQQQSHEAQPAQPQQQAFDSRDYFQVNALQPNNNHHYSRQDPMALQLV, from the exons ATGGCTTACAACCAAAACAATTCCATGTCGATGTCAGTCTCACCCCAAAGGAAAATGGGCAGAGGAAAGATCGAGATTAAGAGGATCGAAAACACAACAAATCGACAAGTGACCTTTTGTAAACGCAGAAATGGTCTTCTGAAGAAGGCTTATGAACTCTCTGTTTTGTGTGATGCTGAAGTTGCTCTAATCGTCTTCTCTAGCCGTGGACGCCTTTATGAGTATGCAAAccaaag CGTCAAATCAACAATTGATAGGTACAAAAAGGCATCGTCTGATACCTCTAATACTGGATCAGTTTCTGAAACTAATGCTCAG TTCTACCAGCAAGAAGCTGCCAAACTGCGTGGTCAAATTGAGTCTTTGCATAAAGGAatcag AGAGCTGCTTGGTGAGTGTATAGACAGTGCAAAACCCAGAGATCTCAAAAACCTGGAGAGTAAACTAGAGAGAGGAATTAGCAGAATCCGATCCAAAAAG AATGAGCTACTGTTTGCTGAAATTGAGTACATGCAGAAAAGG GAAATTGACTTGCACAACAACAACCAGCTTCTCCGAGCAAAG aTAGCTGAGAATGAGAGGAACCAAAACATGAGCATGAGCATGAACATAAATATGAGCATGAATGTGGGTGGTGGAGGAGGCTATGAACTgatgcagcagcagcagcaacagcagcagtcTCACGAGGCACAGCCTGCGCAGCCCCAGCAGCAAGCATTCGATTCGCGCGACTATTTTCAAGTGAATGCTTTACAACCAAATAACAATCACCACTACTCACGCCAAGATCCCATGGCCCTTCAATTAGT CTAA
- the LOC133801368 gene encoding floral homeotic protein AGAMOUS isoform X2, giving the protein MAYNQNNSMSMSVSPQRKMGRGKIEIKRIENTTNRQVTFCKRRNGLLKKAYELSVLCDAEVALIVFSSRGRLYEYANQSVKSTIDRYKKASSDTSNTGSVSETNAQFYQQEAAKLRGQIESLHKGIRELLGECIDSAKPRDLKNLESKLERGISRIRSKKNELLFAEIEYMQKREIDLHNNNQLLRAKIAENERNQNMSMSMNINMSMNVGGGGGYELMQQQQQQQQSHEAQPAQPQQQAFDSRDYFQVNALQPNNNHHYSRQDPMALQLV; this is encoded by the exons ATGGCTTACAACCAAAACAATTCCATGTCGATGTCAGTCTCACCCCAAAGGAAAATGGGCAGAGGAAAGATCGAGATTAAGAGGATCGAAAACACAACAAATCGACAAGTGACCTTTTGTAAACGCAGAAATGGTCTTCTGAAGAAGGCTTATGAACTCTCTGTTTTGTGTGATGCTGAAGTTGCTCTAATCGTCTTCTCTAGCCGTGGACGCCTTTATGAGTATGCAAAccaaag CGTCAAATCAACAATTGATAGGTACAAAAAGGCATCGTCTGATACCTCTAATACTGGATCAGTTTCTGAAACTAATGCTCAG TTCTACCAGCAAGAAGCTGCCAAACTGCGTGGTCAAATTGAGTCTTTGCATAAAGGAatcag AGAGCTGCTTGGTGAGTGTATAGACAGTGCAAAACCCAGAGATCTCAAAAACCTGGAGAGTAAACTAGAGAGAGGAATTAGCAGAATCCGATCCAAAAAG AATGAGCTACTGTTTGCTGAAATTGAGTACATGCAGAAAAGG GAAATTGACTTGCACAACAACAACCAGCTTCTCCGAGCAAAG aTAGCTGAGAATGAGAGGAACCAAAACATGAGCATGAGCATGAACATAAATATGAGCATGAATGTGGGTGGTGGAGGAGGCTATGAACTgatgcagcagcagcagcaacagcagcagtcTCACGAGGCACAGCCTGCGCAGCCCCAGCAGCAAGCATTCGATTCGCGCGACTATTTTCAAGTGAATGCTTTACAACCAAATAACAATCACCACTACTCACGCCAAGATCCCATGGCCCTTCAATTAGTGTAA